The Engystomops pustulosus chromosome 9, aEngPut4.maternal, whole genome shotgun sequence genome includes a window with the following:
- the RTN2 gene encoding reticulon-2 isoform X1, whose protein sequence is MGHVLSFTHCKDAPSTASSTPDSCPPDGDLEDDPVTLADLWPLPSPQEPTFSYITIGNSVSLPRPAVRARRGRGLGRGQLTRKEEQEEEETVTYVLLEKVCQITQAPPLRNYEEQTLTYQPQARISGITMDAGHRDLHHLSPPRLSSYQEDTMKKVVADLLYWRDITLSAGCLTGLTLCLLCLIQYSVISVVSYACLLVLSAAFTLRLYHKALKKGDGGNPFQKYLDMEPILPPQQVELLVSRLVALFFSALSTLRRLFLVQDTKESLKFLLLLYLLTYVGAVVNGLTLLLLGVIGVFTFPMMYKHNQALVDRYVSMVTSRVTAFRAKFRAQLRKQGTKKE, encoded by the exons AGGACGCTCCATCCACTGCCTCCAGCACCCCGGACTCCTGCCCCCCAGATG GTGACCTCGAAGATGACCCGGTGACCCTGGCTGACCTGTGGCCCTTACCTTCACCTCAGGAGCCAACCTTTTCTTATATTACTATTGGAAACTCGGTGTCATTGCCACGTCCTGCAGTTAGGGCCCGGAGGGGACGTGGACTGGGCCGGGGTCAGTTAACAAGAAAagaagaacaggaggaggaggagactgtgacctATGTTCTTCTAGAGAAGGTGTGTCAGATAACACAAGCCCCACCCCTGAGGAACTACGAGGAGCAGACCTTAACATATCAGCCTCAAGCAAGAATATCAGGGATCACAATGG ACGCTGGTCACAGAGACCTCCACCACCTGTCACCCCCTAGACTCAGCAGTTACCAGGAGGACACCATGAAGAAAGTGG TGGCAGACCTCCTGTACTGGAGAGACATTACTCTCTCGGCCGGCTGTCTCACCGGTCTCACCCTGTGCCTGCTGTGTCTCATCCAGTACAGTGTCATCAGTGTCGTCTCGTACGCCTGTCTCCTGGTCCTTAGTGCGGCCTTCACTCTGCGGCTCTACCACAAAGCCCTGAAGAAAGGAGATGGAGGGAACCCCTTCCA GAAGTACCTGGACATGGAACCCATCCTCCCTCCGCAGCAGGTGGAGTTGCTGGTGTCTCGTCTTGTTGCCCTCTTCTTTTCTGCGCTCTCCACCCTCCGTAGACTCTTCTTAGTGCAGGACACCAAGGAGTCACTCAAG ttcctgctcctcctctacctcctcaccTATGTTGGTGCTGTGGTGAATGGTCTGACGCTGCTTCTTCTCG GAGTGATTGGCGTCTTCACATTTCCTATGATGTATAAACACAATCAG GCGCTGGTCGATCGCTACGTCTCCATGGTAACCAGTCGTGTCACAGCTTTTAGAGCAAA atttcgtGCTCAGCTGAGAAAACAAGGAACCAAGAAGGAGTAA
- the RTN2 gene encoding reticulon-2 isoform X2, whose translation MSTWAAEDAPSTASSTPDSCPPDGDLEDDPVTLADLWPLPSPQEPTFSYITIGNSVSLPRPAVRARRGRGLGRGQLTRKEEQEEEETVTYVLLEKVCQITQAPPLRNYEEQTLTYQPQARISGITMDAGHRDLHHLSPPRLSSYQEDTMKKVVADLLYWRDITLSAGCLTGLTLCLLCLIQYSVISVVSYACLLVLSAAFTLRLYHKALKKGDGGNPFQKYLDMEPILPPQQVELLVSRLVALFFSALSTLRRLFLVQDTKESLKFLLLLYLLTYVGAVVNGLTLLLLGVIGVFTFPMMYKHNQALVDRYVSMVTSRVTAFRAKFRAQLRKQGTKKE comes from the exons AGGACGCTCCATCCACTGCCTCCAGCACCCCGGACTCCTGCCCCCCAGATG GTGACCTCGAAGATGACCCGGTGACCCTGGCTGACCTGTGGCCCTTACCTTCACCTCAGGAGCCAACCTTTTCTTATATTACTATTGGAAACTCGGTGTCATTGCCACGTCCTGCAGTTAGGGCCCGGAGGGGACGTGGACTGGGCCGGGGTCAGTTAACAAGAAAagaagaacaggaggaggaggagactgtgacctATGTTCTTCTAGAGAAGGTGTGTCAGATAACACAAGCCCCACCCCTGAGGAACTACGAGGAGCAGACCTTAACATATCAGCCTCAAGCAAGAATATCAGGGATCACAATGG ACGCTGGTCACAGAGACCTCCACCACCTGTCACCCCCTAGACTCAGCAGTTACCAGGAGGACACCATGAAGAAAGTGG TGGCAGACCTCCTGTACTGGAGAGACATTACTCTCTCGGCCGGCTGTCTCACCGGTCTCACCCTGTGCCTGCTGTGTCTCATCCAGTACAGTGTCATCAGTGTCGTCTCGTACGCCTGTCTCCTGGTCCTTAGTGCGGCCTTCACTCTGCGGCTCTACCACAAAGCCCTGAAGAAAGGAGATGGAGGGAACCCCTTCCA GAAGTACCTGGACATGGAACCCATCCTCCCTCCGCAGCAGGTGGAGTTGCTGGTGTCTCGTCTTGTTGCCCTCTTCTTTTCTGCGCTCTCCACCCTCCGTAGACTCTTCTTAGTGCAGGACACCAAGGAGTCACTCAAG ttcctgctcctcctctacctcctcaccTATGTTGGTGCTGTGGTGAATGGTCTGACGCTGCTTCTTCTCG GAGTGATTGGCGTCTTCACATTTCCTATGATGTATAAACACAATCAG GCGCTGGTCGATCGCTACGTCTCCATGGTAACCAGTCGTGTCACAGCTTTTAGAGCAAA atttcgtGCTCAGCTGAGAAAACAAGGAACCAAGAAGGAGTAA